From one Caldithrix abyssi DSM 13497 genomic stretch:
- a CDS encoding lactate racemase domain-containing protein, translated as MMRTIHIPWAAWFDESRLELELPPDSIIDFYSLSDAPPLSEEHFRLKTKDLCKLVKKKNPTNILIVVDDLTRPVILEPLLKTLVDELHSCGFKTDQIRFLIGLGAHHPLSKESAAKKLGRQIVENYRWINHDPQETEPTGLQWGKTEFRLNKHYLQADFRVVISGLTPHSFAGFSGGAKMLIPGISDLGIITKTHKSVLMGFMGKLGEVEKNRFRHVIEEMVAQVGIDFFIGVVINGNRTIADIFCGDFKEAHRQAALKARQLYTTEAMSNAPYDLLILNAYPKDTELLQAENAFIPLKSADGTLLKEEGMVLVTSACSEGLGYHGLFGPGGLLYRKPRPLRFLKGRQFLFYSPNITPEEFKTIFFEDYPFFSDEKALFNYLKKNLPERARVGVFPFASLQLVRP; from the coding sequence ATGATGCGTACCATTCACATACCCTGGGCGGCCTGGTTTGATGAATCCAGATTGGAGTTGGAGCTGCCGCCGGATTCAATCATAGATTTTTATTCTTTGTCCGATGCGCCGCCGCTGAGCGAAGAACACTTCCGCTTAAAGACCAAAGACCTTTGCAAACTGGTTAAAAAAAAGAACCCCACCAACATCCTGATTGTGGTGGATGATTTGACGCGGCCTGTTATTCTGGAGCCTTTGTTAAAGACGCTGGTGGACGAACTGCATTCCTGTGGGTTTAAAACAGATCAGATAAGGTTTTTGATCGGGCTTGGCGCGCACCATCCGCTGAGTAAAGAGAGCGCTGCTAAAAAATTGGGCAGGCAGATTGTTGAAAACTACCGGTGGATCAACCACGATCCGCAGGAAACAGAACCCACCGGCCTGCAGTGGGGCAAAACCGAATTCCGTTTGAATAAGCATTATTTACAAGCGGATTTTCGCGTGGTGATTAGCGGATTAACGCCCCACAGTTTTGCCGGTTTTAGCGGCGGGGCTAAAATGCTTATTCCGGGAATTTCAGACTTAGGGATCATTACCAAAACGCACAAATCGGTTTTGATGGGCTTTATGGGCAAATTAGGAGAAGTGGAGAAAAATCGTTTCCGCCATGTTATCGAAGAGATGGTGGCGCAGGTGGGAATCGATTTCTTCATTGGCGTGGTGATTAACGGCAATCGAACCATTGCCGACATCTTTTGCGGCGATTTTAAAGAAGCGCATCGACAGGCGGCGCTCAAAGCCAGGCAATTATATACTACCGAAGCGATGTCCAACGCGCCTTATGATCTTTTGATTTTAAACGCCTATCCCAAAGATACGGAATTGCTGCAGGCAGAAAATGCCTTTATCCCTTTAAAATCTGCCGACGGAACGTTGTTAAAGGAAGAGGGAATGGTGCTGGTGACTTCGGCCTGTTCCGAAGGTCTGGGATACCACGGTTTGTTTGGCCCTGGCGGATTGTTGTACCGTAAGCCCCGGCCTTTACGTTTTTTAAAAGGGCGTCAATTTTTATTTTATTCCCCTAATATTACGCCCGAAGAGTTCAAAACCATTTTCTTTGAAGACTATCCGTTTTTTTCTGATGAAAAGGCGTTATTCAATTATCTTAAAAAAAACTTGCCGGAGCGCGCTCGCGTGGGCGTGTTCCCCTTTGCCAGTTTACAATTAGTGAGGCCTTAG
- a CDS encoding polysaccharide deacetylase family protein — translation MRDALKKIYFGLIDLIGKNKRTLEKKRPSVTILTYHSVVSDSAPIFEYEYRNCVTVSAFDNQIKMLKKIFKVIPLQEAVERLQTGKLTENYAVVTFDDGYRNNFDYAFSVLKKHAVSAAFFVTTGLIGGNDCLWTDWVTYLVFHSTNKTIELNFNGWHRAFTLNSEEQKIRASIEIRDLMKSATLSEEEMLLKQLKAQVSIDAHPVAANPDRYAFMNWEQVKTMADQGMEIGSHTHRHALLNMLSNEEAQRELAESKRMIEEKTNASCKFFAYPNGQLKDFNDAHIEMMREMGYLAALTQVPGSNKVGEDLFRLKRINISNKMFPPIFKAYVCGTIEHNGHHY, via the coding sequence ATGCGCGACGCACTTAAAAAGATTTATTTTGGTCTGATAGACCTTATCGGAAAAAATAAAAGAACGCTGGAAAAAAAACGACCGTCCGTTACCATTTTGACGTACCATTCGGTTGTGTCCGACAGCGCGCCGATTTTTGAATATGAATACAGAAATTGCGTTACGGTGTCCGCCTTTGATAATCAGATAAAAATGTTGAAAAAGATATTTAAGGTTATTCCCCTGCAAGAAGCGGTCGAACGTTTACAGACGGGAAAGCTTACGGAAAATTATGCGGTTGTAACCTTTGACGACGGCTACAGAAATAATTTTGACTACGCTTTTTCGGTCTTAAAAAAACATGCGGTCAGCGCCGCCTTTTTTGTTACAACCGGCTTAATTGGTGGGAACGATTGTTTGTGGACCGATTGGGTTACTTATTTAGTCTTTCACTCCACCAATAAAACCATCGAGTTGAACTTTAACGGCTGGCACAGAGCGTTTACCCTGAACTCGGAAGAACAAAAAATTCGTGCTTCCATCGAAATCAGAGATTTGATGAAATCGGCCACTTTAAGCGAAGAAGAAATGTTATTAAAACAATTGAAAGCGCAGGTATCTATAGACGCCCATCCCGTTGCCGCCAATCCCGATCGGTATGCCTTTATGAACTGGGAACAGGTGAAGACCATGGCCGATCAGGGCATGGAAATTGGCTCGCACACACACCGCCACGCCCTGTTAAACATGCTGAGTAATGAAGAAGCGCAAAGGGAGTTGGCCGAATCAAAACGGATGATTGAAGAAAAGACCAATGCCAGCTGTAAATTTTTTGCCTATCCCAACGGACAATTAAAAGACTTCAATGATGCTCATATTGAAATGATGCGCGAAATGGGCTATCTGGCTGCCTTAACCCAGGTGCCGGGCAGCAACAAAGTGGGAGAAGACCTGTTCCGCCTGAAAAGAATCAATATTTCCAATAAAATGTTTCCCCCCATTTTTAAAGCGTATGTTTGCGGTACCATTGAACACAACGGACACCATTATTGA
- a CDS encoding glycosyltransferase — protein sequence MVSKKIKVAHLINYLSPAGKEVGIVKLLNGLNPDVFAPVLIVMGKVFDTMGLDVDKTKLLEIVKGEGNDFSLIFKLKKIFKEEGLDIVHTHSWGTLVEGITAARLARVPIVIHGEHGSYHKDFKRKWVQKIMFSWSDQVLSVSALLADDLSRTLGVKREKILPILNGVDTEKFKPQPEKREFYRKKLNVNADSIIIGTIGRPMKVKNHQLMIKALARLKKKNRSVKFIIIGDTPRYSLREELEKLARELRVLEDVLFLGYRDDIPGYLNAFDIFVLPSLSEGCSNVIQEAMATGLPIVASRVGGNPELIEHEREGLLFTSNSLEELVTAIQYLIENPQRAKQLGQNALKKARRQFALPVMIKSYEELYLKWYETKVGKIDARRT from the coding sequence ATGGTCTCTAAAAAAATCAAAGTCGCACATCTGATTAATTATCTTTCGCCAGCCGGCAAAGAAGTCGGAATCGTAAAACTGTTGAACGGGCTAAATCCGGATGTTTTTGCCCCGGTATTAATTGTGATGGGCAAGGTTTTTGACACCATGGGGCTGGATGTGGATAAAACCAAATTGCTGGAAATTGTAAAAGGCGAAGGGAATGATTTTTCTTTAATTTTTAAATTAAAAAAGATCTTTAAAGAGGAAGGCCTCGATATTGTGCACACCCATTCCTGGGGCACCCTGGTTGAAGGAATTACGGCCGCCAGGCTGGCGCGCGTTCCGATTGTCATCCATGGCGAACACGGTTCTTATCATAAAGATTTTAAGAGGAAATGGGTGCAAAAAATCATGTTTAGCTGGTCTGATCAGGTGTTGTCCGTTTCCGCGCTGCTGGCCGATGATTTAAGCCGCACCCTGGGCGTAAAGCGGGAAAAGATTTTACCCATATTGAACGGCGTGGATACCGAAAAATTTAAACCGCAGCCCGAAAAAAGAGAATTTTACCGAAAGAAACTTAATGTAAACGCCGATTCGATTATCATTGGAACGATCGGTCGGCCAATGAAGGTGAAAAATCATCAGTTAATGATTAAAGCGCTGGCCAGGCTAAAAAAGAAAAATCGCTCTGTAAAGTTCATCATCATCGGAGATACGCCCAGGTATTCGTTACGCGAAGAACTGGAAAAACTGGCGCGGGAACTGCGCGTTCTGGAAGATGTGCTTTTCCTGGGCTATCGGGATGACATCCCGGGATATTTAAACGCCTTCGATATTTTTGTGCTGCCGTCATTAAGCGAGGGCTGTTCCAATGTAATTCAAGAAGCCATGGCCACGGGCCTGCCCATTGTAGCCAGCAGAGTGGGCGGTAATCCCGAATTGATCGAGCATGAGCGCGAGGGACTACTGTTCACCTCCAATTCGCTTGAAGAATTGGTGACCGCGATCCAATATTTAATCGAAAATCCGCAGAGGGCTAAACAGTTAGGGCAAAATGCCTTAAAAAAAGCCAGACGGCAATTTGCCTTACCGGTAATGATCAAAAGTTATGAAGAACTTTATCTAAAGTGGTATGAGACTAAAGTAGGTAAGATCGATGCGCGACGCACTTAA
- a CDS encoding O-antigen ligase family protein, with the protein MPATAIIFMILYVTGLILTFRHPYFGIATYIFEWHNHPPYMWWGDHLPDLRWSFLVSVITLISLIINHRKLKPLHGASYKLIFWLVAFTLWMYFISAFYAVEPKESFRKAEIFYKLTIQIFLMMYIIREPRHFRFIIWVLLLGVANFGRIAFERGSNRYLGVIAPNSTEENAISAHVAAMLPFFGLYFLIGKNWEKVITLLSVPFLINLIILANSRATFVAVLVIGLLAVIWIKGKLRWRVVLALIGGAILVFSLSNEQFWERQSTIDEYHESGSRLHLWRGAIEMWKDHPMGLGGEGYQALVMDYVPELREIMEEKGTKTVHNTFLLVLVEWGFVGIILFFGLLIHTFVILGKIRRDRLKAPGYRYYVDAMAIQMGLIGILVAGIFHNRLYSEVIYWFSAFAVALRNIQVNEIYENAQLSEEV; encoded by the coding sequence ATGCCAGCTACAGCTATTATCTTCATGATTCTTTATGTTACCGGCTTGATTTTGACCTTTCGGCATCCCTATTTTGGAATTGCCACCTATATTTTTGAATGGCATAACCATCCGCCCTACATGTGGTGGGGAGACCATCTGCCAGACCTGCGCTGGTCTTTTCTGGTTTCGGTGATTACGTTAATCAGCCTGATTATTAATCACCGGAAATTAAAGCCGCTGCATGGCGCCAGTTACAAATTGATTTTTTGGCTGGTTGCCTTTACTCTGTGGATGTATTTTATCAGCGCGTTTTATGCGGTGGAGCCAAAAGAGAGTTTTCGGAAAGCAGAGATATTTTACAAACTCACCATTCAGATTTTTTTGATGATGTACATCATCCGCGAGCCCAGGCATTTTCGCTTTATCATCTGGGTTTTGCTGTTAGGAGTGGCCAATTTTGGACGCATTGCCTTTGAACGTGGTTCGAACCGATACCTGGGCGTCATCGCGCCCAATTCAACCGAAGAAAATGCCATCTCTGCGCACGTGGCTGCCATGCTGCCTTTTTTTGGACTCTATTTTTTAATCGGCAAAAACTGGGAAAAAGTTATTACTCTGCTTTCGGTGCCCTTTTTGATCAACCTGATTATTCTGGCTAACTCCCGCGCTACTTTTGTGGCCGTTCTGGTCATCGGGCTTCTGGCTGTTATCTGGATTAAGGGCAAGCTGCGCTGGCGTGTGGTTCTGGCGCTGATAGGAGGCGCCATACTGGTCTTTAGCCTGTCCAACGAACAGTTCTGGGAAAGGCAAAGCACGATTGATGAATATCACGAATCAGGCTCCCGGCTTCATTTGTGGCGCGGGGCCATTGAAATGTGGAAAGATCATCCCATGGGCCTTGGAGGAGAAGGCTATCAGGCGCTGGTAATGGACTATGTGCCTGAATTAAGAGAGATCATGGAAGAAAAGGGCACAAAAACGGTACATAACACCTTTTTGTTGGTTTTAGTGGAATGGGGCTTTGTGGGCATCATTTTATTTTTTGGCCTTTTAATTCATACGTTTGTCATTCTGGGCAAAATTAGGAGAGACCGCCTGAAAGCGCCGGGCTACAGGTATTATGTGGACGCCATGGCCATCCAGATGGGGCTTATCGGTATTCTGGTGGCCGGCATCTTTCACAACCGGTTGTACTCGGAGGTTATTTACTGGTTCAGCGCCTTTGCCGTGGCCCTTAGAAATATTCAGGTAAATGAAATTTATGAAAATGCGCAATTAAGCGAAGAAGTTTAA
- a CDS encoding GNAT family N-acetyltransferase, whose amino-acid sequence MIKEDLKRIKDEFGMHGVFHALEYSLINKISFYKELQGMIVTMQTLNPKYLQGNPNYEHRFLSADEVKKYAADPETQLTEKFLERAFKKGDRCFAILDGDFLASYGWYSTQPTPINQDLVLYFDPQWVYMYKGYTHPRYRGQRLHAVGMAKALKAVTGEGFKGLISYVETNNFASLRSVYRMGYVNIGRVKIFRIMGKYRIQSDKECAQYHFTVRPITNEQRG is encoded by the coding sequence ATGATCAAAGAAGATTTAAAACGCATTAAAGATGAATTCGGAATGCATGGTGTGTTCCATGCCCTGGAATACAGTTTGATCAACAAAATTAGTTTTTACAAAGAACTGCAGGGTATGATTGTCACCATGCAGACCCTGAATCCGAAGTATCTGCAAGGCAATCCCAATTACGAGCACCGATTTTTAAGCGCGGATGAAGTGAAAAAATACGCCGCCGATCCTGAAACGCAGCTGACCGAGAAATTTCTGGAGCGCGCTTTTAAAAAGGGCGACCGCTGTTTTGCCATCCTGGATGGCGATTTTCTGGCCAGTTATGGCTGGTATTCAACCCAGCCCACGCCCATCAATCAGGATCTTGTTTTATATTTTGACCCGCAGTGGGTGTACATGTACAAAGGTTACACCCATCCTCGCTACAGAGGACAGCGGTTGCATGCCGTTGGCATGGCCAAAGCCCTAAAAGCGGTGACCGGCGAGGGCTTTAAAGGGCTGATCTCTTATGTGGAAACCAATAACTTTGCTTCCCTGCGTTCGGTGTACCGCATGGGGTATGTGAACATCGGCAGAGTTAAAATTTTTAGAATCATGGGCAAATACAGAATCCAGAGCGATAAAGAGTGCGCTCAATACCATTTTACGGTGCGTCCCATTACCAACGAGCAAAGGGGTTAA
- a CDS encoding lipopolysaccharide biosynthesis protein, translating to MAKDLKEKTKVAVFWNIFNILFSKTSRLITSIILARILFPEDFGLYGLTLIVIRFGRRLTNFGFSTVLIQKKEIDRSEIDTVFTASFVINLTVFLVLFFGAPYFSQFVRSPQVTQLIKVISLTFILNTFIMVAESLLKRDLNFKGISIARSARSVFSYSTAIVLAILDFGVWSLILGEVFSVVVNMILVLIYARFVPRIYFKFSIFKNLYSYGMRVSFVQYLDYFINNIDYLLIGRFLGTEALGYYERAFNLMDMTRRQIGRSMNEALFSAFSRIKEDGQRVVKNLKQVLSYTSLVAYPILIGLIFLAPSLVYNMYGPKWLHTIIPLQIMCVSGLVKTIGSTFFPVIFALDFINQRIKAQVVYLVLLGGSILLFIPYGINGVAVAVVLSSIVYTLLIVRIMIKRLPFTVSDLWQTQKAPFLYGIFQVVFNLAALRFALPYFDIKSIPMFFILSAASLAALGTAHLIFRESAYKNLLSEFSTLFQKFSAAKKKSV from the coding sequence TTGGCTAAGGATCTAAAAGAAAAAACCAAAGTTGCGGTTTTCTGGAATATTTTTAACATCCTTTTTTCCAAAACTTCGCGCCTGATCACTTCCATTATCTTAGCGCGTATTCTGTTTCCGGAGGACTTTGGACTTTACGGCCTGACGCTCATTGTAATTCGTTTTGGCCGTCGGCTAACCAATTTTGGTTTTTCCACCGTACTCATTCAAAAGAAAGAGATCGACAGGTCGGAAATAGATACGGTTTTTACGGCCAGTTTTGTTATTAATTTGACCGTATTTCTGGTTTTGTTTTTCGGCGCGCCTTATTTTTCTCAGTTCGTGCGCAGTCCTCAGGTAACGCAATTGATAAAGGTTATTTCTTTAACCTTTATCTTGAATACGTTTATAATGGTGGCCGAGAGCTTATTAAAGAGAGACCTGAATTTTAAAGGGATTTCCATTGCGCGTTCGGCGCGGTCTGTTTTCAGTTATTCCACGGCCATTGTCCTGGCCATTTTAGATTTTGGCGTTTGGAGCCTTATTTTAGGCGAGGTGTTTTCTGTTGTAGTTAATATGATCCTGGTTCTGATCTATGCCCGATTTGTTCCCCGCATCTACTTTAAATTTTCCATATTTAAAAATCTTTATTCCTATGGCATGCGCGTTTCCTTTGTTCAATATCTGGATTATTTCATCAACAACATCGACTACCTGTTAATCGGCCGCTTCCTGGGGACCGAAGCGCTGGGTTATTATGAACGCGCTTTTAATTTAATGGATATGACGCGTCGGCAAATCGGCAGGTCTATGAACGAGGCCTTGTTTTCTGCCTTCTCGCGCATTAAAGAGGACGGCCAGCGAGTGGTCAAAAATTTAAAGCAGGTTTTAAGCTACACCTCGTTGGTGGCCTATCCCATTTTAATCGGTTTGATCTTTCTGGCTCCGTCGCTGGTGTACAACATGTATGGCCCCAAATGGCTGCATACCATTATTCCGCTCCAGATTATGTGCGTCTCCGGTCTGGTAAAAACCATTGGTTCTACCTTTTTCCCGGTGATCTTTGCGCTGGACTTCATTAACCAGCGGATAAAGGCGCAGGTCGTTTATCTGGTCTTGTTAGGCGGATCGATTTTGCTTTTTATCCCTTATGGAATAAATGGCGTGGCCGTGGCGGTGGTGCTTTCTTCGATTGTTTACACCCTTTTAATCGTCAGAATTATGATAAAAAGACTGCCGTTTACTGTAAGCGATTTATGGCAAACGCAAAAAGCGCCTTTCCTTTACGGAATTTTTCAGGTGGTTTTTAACCTGGCTGCGTTGAGATTTGCTTTGCCCTATTTTGACATTAAAAGTATTCCCATGTTTTTTATCCTTTCCGCCGCTTCGTTGGCGGCCCTGGGCACGGCCCATCTTATTTTTCGGGAATCGGCCTATAAAAATTTGTTGTCGGAGTTTTCCACACTTTTCCAAAAATTTTCCGCTGCAAAAAAGAAGTCGGTTTAA
- a CDS encoding glycosyltransferase family 4 protein, which translates to MSHKKNILFLTTNFPPNPSVGTRRVAKILKYMDHSRFNFFVLTLKEEYYNRELGERMGNQDKIPASVKVFRTDKSDLTRIFTFAKQKLGHFLKKRKTNKASPAKKEKKTESAGNGQASGWKAVLIDKLRSFFFAFFEFPDKYIGWLPHAVAQGARIIKHEKIDIILTTAPPHSLFLIALILKKITHKKLVLDFRDPWAISRWDRGNIFRYGMERLVEKLCVQGADQLFFVTPKMRDEYLKLYPGEKKEKFQLFYNGFDPDDFQVEVEEDERDVRGPFRFVHLGTLYKRRNPETLFMAIKNLHEQKQISPGKVRFEFIGSVVSELQFIFKKVKELQIEDYVTFKPPVSFQESIRTMFQADALLLIQPETDLQIPAKMFEYIYIGKPILAIAEENSATHQLLQEANAGILAPSNDIEKIGQAVLTILREETSFKPRAEYVALFNYQKYAKKFERILDGL; encoded by the coding sequence ATGAGCCATAAGAAAAATATATTGTTTTTAACGACCAACTTTCCCCCCAATCCGTCGGTCGGCACCAGGCGGGTGGCTAAAATCTTAAAATACATGGATCATTCGCGGTTTAATTTTTTTGTTTTAACCTTAAAGGAAGAATATTACAACCGGGAACTGGGAGAACGCATGGGGAATCAGGATAAGATTCCCGCATCCGTTAAGGTTTTTAGAACGGATAAAAGCGATTTAACGCGCATTTTTACTTTTGCCAAGCAAAAATTAGGACATTTTTTAAAAAAGCGAAAAACCAATAAAGCCTCTCCGGCAAAAAAAGAGAAAAAGACAGAAAGCGCCGGCAACGGGCAAGCGAGCGGATGGAAAGCGGTATTGATCGATAAACTCCGGAGCTTTTTCTTCGCCTTTTTTGAATTCCCCGATAAATACATTGGCTGGCTGCCCCACGCCGTTGCCCAGGGCGCGCGCATCATTAAACATGAAAAAATCGATATCATTTTAACCACGGCTCCGCCGCATTCACTGTTTTTGATCGCCCTTATTCTAAAAAAAATAACGCACAAAAAATTGGTGCTCGATTTTCGCGATCCGTGGGCCATCTCGCGCTGGGACCGGGGAAATATTTTCCGCTACGGGATGGAGCGCCTGGTAGAAAAATTATGCGTGCAGGGGGCAGATCAGTTATTTTTTGTTACGCCTAAAATGCGCGACGAATATTTAAAGTTGTACCCCGGTGAAAAAAAAGAAAAGTTTCAGCTTTTTTACAATGGCTTTGATCCCGACGATTTTCAGGTTGAAGTAGAAGAAGATGAACGCGACGTCCGGGGGCCTTTTCGCTTTGTTCATCTGGGCACGCTTTACAAACGGCGAAATCCGGAAACCCTGTTTATGGCCATCAAAAATCTGCACGAACAAAAACAAATTTCTCCCGGAAAGGTGAGATTTGAGTTTATCGGCAGCGTGGTGTCTGAATTGCAATTTATCTTTAAAAAAGTAAAAGAATTACAGATAGAAGATTACGTTACCTTTAAACCGCCTGTTAGCTTTCAGGAAAGCATCCGAACCATGTTCCAGGCCGATGCGCTTTTGTTAATTCAGCCGGAAACCGATTTGCAGATTCCCGCGAAAATGTTTGAATATATTTACATCGGCAAACCCATTCTGGCCATTGCCGAAGAGAACAGCGCAACGCATCAGTTATTGCAGGAAGCCAACGCGGGTATTCTGGCGCCTTCTAATGATATTGAAAAGATAGGGCAGGCCGTTTTGACAATTTTAAGGGAAGAAACTTCTTTTAAACCGCGCGCCGAGTACGTGGCCCTGTTTAATTACCAGAAATACGCTAAAAAATTTGAAAGAATATTAGATGGTCTCTAA
- a CDS encoding acyl carrier protein → MEMHQEIINFLYDESLKDEFEGLDYDDSLLELGIIDSVKMLDLIGFIEEKYQIKVDDDDLYPENFDSINAIVNYIKSKKAE, encoded by the coding sequence ATGGAAATGCATCAGGAAATCATAAACTTTTTATATGACGAGTCCTTAAAAGATGAATTTGAAGGATTGGATTATGATGACTCCTTGCTGGAACTGGGCATTATCGATTCGGTCAAGATGCTGGATTTGATTGGTTTTATTGAAGAAAAGTATCAGATAAAAGTGGATGACGACGATTTGTATCCGGAAAATTTTGACAGCATAAACGCCATTGTGAACTATATTAAATCAAAAAAAGCAGAATAA
- a CDS encoding phosphotransferase: MFAVPLNTTDTIIDRHKKGAGLLKAKAERKFKKYFAQGLLALPYGQLIEKIVPVLQAPKDSLEIRQIIDRPFSVIMEVVTDEGRSFFVKVYKLRNPEKQRAELEREFAVSRFWFDKFKDDPEHRVIEPIWLDVENLILITRKSEGENLLKLTGRLHLFPAKRVQQRVHRSLSQAGQWLKKFQSFSIVEEVPYVKPPVELTFSFLQDYILIRLQRMVQNPKLDFDEHFQQKIIDYLKSLWQKAGAQSERLTFAHTDFSLSNILAAEDKVTVLDFNKCEINSPYKDLSRFYHQLYLLSFKPTFQKSVIEEMKASFLQGYGAPLAKDHPMFQIFFIIHQVTHLGKISRFWERGLLENVYNHYLVSRVLKDLKQTVLV; encoded by the coding sequence ATGTTTGCGGTACCATTGAACACAACGGACACCATTATTGATCGACATAAAAAAGGAGCAGGATTGTTAAAAGCCAAAGCCGAACGGAAATTTAAAAAATATTTTGCACAGGGGCTTCTGGCGCTTCCTTATGGACAGTTGATCGAAAAAATTGTGCCGGTTCTGCAAGCCCCAAAAGATTCTCTGGAAATACGGCAGATCATTGACCGTCCGTTTTCTGTGATCATGGAAGTGGTAACGGATGAAGGTCGTTCGTTCTTCGTTAAGGTTTATAAACTGCGCAATCCGGAGAAACAAAGAGCTGAGCTTGAAAGAGAGTTTGCCGTCAGTCGCTTCTGGTTCGATAAGTTTAAAGACGATCCAGAACATCGCGTCATCGAACCCATCTGGCTTGATGTGGAAAATCTGATACTCATCACGCGAAAAAGCGAGGGCGAGAATTTATTGAAGTTGACGGGCCGATTACACCTGTTCCCCGCAAAGCGCGTGCAGCAAAGAGTGCATCGTTCGCTGAGTCAGGCCGGGCAGTGGTTAAAAAAGTTCCAGTCCTTTTCCATTGTTGAGGAAGTGCCTTATGTTAAGCCGCCGGTGGAATTGACCTTCTCTTTTCTGCAAGACTACATTTTGATTCGCCTGCAGCGCATGGTGCAGAACCCGAAGCTGGACTTTGACGAACATTTTCAACAAAAAATAATCGATTATCTAAAAAGTTTGTGGCAAAAGGCCGGCGCGCAAAGCGAACGCCTGACCTTTGCCCACACCGATTTTTCGCTCTCCAATATTCTGGCGGCAGAAGACAAAGTTACCGTGCTGGATTTTAACAAATGCGAGATCAATTCCCCTTACAAGGATTTGTCGCGTTTTTACCATCAGCTCTATTTATTGAGTTTTAAGCCCACCTTTCAAAAAAGCGTGATCGAAGAGATGAAAGCTTCGTTTTTGCAGGGCTATGGCGCGCCGCTGGCAAAGGATCATCCTATGTTTCAGATCTTTTTTATCATCCATCAGGTCACGCATCTGGGCAAAATATCTCGCTTCTGGGAGCGAGGACTGCTGGAAAATGTTTACAACCACTATCTTGTTTCCCGCGTGCTTAAAGATTTAAAACAAACGGTGCTGGTATGA